In a genomic window of Mucilaginibacter sp. KACC 22063:
- a CDS encoding LysE family translocator, giving the protein MIEAIFSGIGIGLVLTFITGPVFFALIKTSIEKGFQAGAALALGVVTSDIVFVGAILYGSEFFDVSAPVKVWFGIIGSIILLCIGIYYLMKKPEVDYNPHTPASVNRFGYFVKGFVMCIFNPTLLFHWITVITTASTIYHLGVPHRQLKLSVMFLTVLFVQFGMDLTKAFYANKLRDKISVKFVHRLNYVAGGALIIAAFIIFDKLVTHIIFSGLPQGKF; this is encoded by the coding sequence ATGATAGAAGCTATTTTTTCGGGTATAGGTATTGGGTTAGTTTTAACCTTTATCACCGGCCCGGTATTTTTTGCGCTGATCAAAACCAGTATTGAAAAAGGTTTTCAAGCAGGGGCCGCGCTTGCCCTTGGCGTTGTAACAAGCGATATTGTGTTTGTTGGCGCTATACTTTACGGTTCAGAGTTTTTTGACGTATCAGCACCGGTAAAGGTGTGGTTCGGCATTATTGGCAGCATCATATTGCTTTGCATCGGTATCTATTACCTGATGAAAAAGCCCGAGGTGGATTACAACCCGCATACACCGGCCAGCGTAAACCGCTTCGGCTATTTTGTGAAAGGGTTTGTGATGTGCATCTTTAACCCTACCCTGCTTTTCCACTGGATAACTGTAATCACCACCGCCAGCACCATTTACCATTTAGGTGTGCCGCACAGGCAATTAAAGTTATCTGTCATGTTTTTAACAGTGCTTTTTGTGCAATTTGGCATGGATCTTACCAAAGCATTTTATGCCAATAAGCTGCGCGATAAGATCTCGGTTAAGTTTGTACACCGGTTAAATTATGTAGCCGGCGGGGCGCTTATTATCGCCGCGTTTATCATATTTGATAAACTGGTTACGCACATCATCTTCTCAGGTTTACCGCAAGGTAAATTTTAA
- a CDS encoding MFS transporter, producing MEQSNANSNRSALYSLITVWFFWGFSAASNGVFIPFCKAHFHLTQFESQLIDFTFYGGYFIGSLVLYYASQITRVDILNKIGYKNAIVIGLIISAVGALLMVPSINSGVFGFILGSFFLIAIGFSLQQTAVNPFIVALGPPETGATRLNLAGGVNNFGSILGPVVVSFLLFGSASGNSNAIVSISSVNTLYWILVVLFVALAVFFWVSKLPKVTSDEQIEPSSKANLPLFVIFIAFCMILAATPVSQAITNSTLSSKGVVVSNDLINKYAASSIDEISKLNLGATVKSNLIEYVKTLESYKSYLVYGALLIIVLTLIVASSRATKQKEGWGAMRYPQLILGMLAIFTYVGVEVTIQSNFGALLNTSAFGSIPEKGLAPYISLYWGSLMIGRWTGAIGVFNMSKKTRTVMTVLVPYIAFAVVLGANAISHADIMKILPYGICVIFLIVGFFLGQEKPIRTLTIFGLLGVSFMIIGLLTNGIIATYAFVSGGLCCSIMWPSIFALSLAGLGKYSSQGASLLIMMILGGSIIPPVQGILADGANGIVPGMSGIHFSYIVPLIGFAYLAFFAWKAGAELRKQGIDIDHIETGAGH from the coding sequence ATGGAACAATCTAACGCAAACAGTAACCGCTCGGCATTATACTCGCTGATAACGGTTTGGTTTTTCTGGGGCTTTTCGGCAGCATCAAACGGGGTATTCATTCCTTTCTGTAAGGCTCATTTTCATTTAACACAGTTTGAATCACAACTGATCGACTTTACCTTTTACGGAGGTTACTTTATCGGGTCATTAGTACTTTATTATGCGTCTCAAATTACACGTGTAGATATCCTGAACAAAATAGGTTATAAAAATGCCATTGTAATAGGTTTAATTATATCGGCTGTAGGTGCCTTGCTTATGGTCCCTTCGATTAATTCAGGTGTGTTTGGGTTTATATTAGGTTCGTTTTTCTTAATAGCAATTGGATTTTCGTTACAACAAACGGCTGTAAATCCATTTATTGTGGCTTTAGGCCCGCCCGAAACAGGTGCAACTCGCCTTAACCTGGCTGGTGGGGTAAATAACTTCGGTAGTATCTTAGGCCCGGTTGTGGTAAGCTTCCTGCTATTCGGTTCTGCATCAGGTAACAGTAATGCTATCGTTTCTATCTCGTCGGTAAACACGCTTTACTGGATTTTGGTAGTATTGTTTGTGGCGCTTGCTGTATTCTTCTGGGTATCTAAATTACCAAAGGTGACCAGCGACGAGCAAATTGAGCCAAGTTCAAAGGCTAATTTACCACTGTTCGTAATTTTTATTGCTTTTTGTATGATTTTGGCCGCTACTCCGGTTAGCCAAGCTATAACAAACTCTACGTTAAGTTCTAAAGGTGTTGTGGTTTCCAATGATCTGATCAATAAATACGCAGCTTCAAGTATCGATGAAATAAGCAAGCTTAATTTAGGCGCTACCGTAAAAAGTAACCTTATCGAGTACGTAAAAACGCTTGAGAGTTATAAAAGTTATCTTGTTTACGGCGCATTACTGATTATTGTACTTACGCTTATAGTTGCATCTTCAAGAGCCACCAAGCAAAAGGAAGGATGGGGCGCTATGCGTTATCCTCAGCTGATTTTAGGTATGCTGGCCATATTTACCTATGTAGGTGTAGAGGTAACTATTCAAAGTAATTTTGGCGCATTATTAAATACTTCGGCTTTTGGCAGTATCCCTGAAAAAGGGCTTGCTCCTTATATTTCCCTGTATTGGGGCAGTTTAATGATTGGCCGCTGGACGGGTGCCATAGGCGTTTTCAATATGTCTAAAAAAACACGTACTGTTATGACGGTGCTTGTGCCTTACATTGCCTTCGCAGTGGTATTAGGTGCAAATGCCATTAGCCACGCCGATATCATGAAGATATTACCTTACGGTATCTGCGTAATATTCCTGATCGTGGGTTTCTTCTTAGGACAGGAAAAGCCGATCCGCACTCTTACTATTTTCGGATTACTTGGTGTATCATTTATGATAATTGGTTTGCTTACAAACGGTATCATAGCTACTTATGCTTTTGTAAGCGGTGGTTTATGCTGCTCAATTATGTGGCCTTCAATTTTCGCATTATCATTAGCAGGCTTAGGCAAATACTCAAGCCAGGGCGCGTCATTATTAATTATGATGATTCTGGGTGGTTCTATTATTCCACCGGTGCAAGGTATTTTAGCTGACGGTGCTAACGGAATTGTACCAGGCATGAGCGGTATCCACTTCTCATATATCGTACCGTTAATTGGTTTTGCTTACCTGGCATTCTTTGCCTGGAAAGCCGGTGCAGAGTTGCGTAAACAAGGTATTGATATTGACCACATTGAAACAGGTGCTGGTCACTAA